The Streptomyces cyanogenus DNA segment GCCCACGGCTATCAGGTCCGGGGCGACCTGGAGTACTGGGGCGCGCACGAGTGGTCCAACGCCAAGCCGGGCTCGATCTACCACGCCCTGAAGCAGATGGCCAAGCAGGGGCTGCTGCACGCGCACGAGATCGCGCCGTCCACGGCGGGCGGGCCGCCGCGGGTCGAGTACGAGCTCACCGGCAAGGGCACCGAGGAGTACTTCGCCCTGCTGCGTGAGGCGCTGGTCACCTACGACCAGCGCGGCGACGTGAAGACGGCCGCCCTCGGCTTCATGGTGGACCTGCCGAGGGCCGAGACGGTGGCGCTGCTGAAGGAACGCATGCGGCGGATCGAGGAGTGGCGGTCCTCGGTCACCGAGCACTACATCCCCGAGGGCGGCCCCGGACAGCTCGGTCACATCGGCGAGATCATGAACATGTGGATCCACACGGCCGACTCCGAGGCCGAGTGGACCCGGGGCCTCGTCGCCCGCATCGAGCAGGGCGCCTACACCTTCGCCGGCGAGGGCGAACCGTTCGCCGGCCTGCTCGCCGAGGACGCGGGGAGTCAGTGATGGAACCCGGTGGCCGCGCCCTTGTCCCGGGTCAGCGGGTGCGGCTGGCGCCGTAGCTCCGGCAGCAGGCGGGTCAGGTCGTCGACGAACAGGTCGGCCAGGTCGTGCGAGAAGCCGTTGCGGCAGACGATCCGCAGCACGGACAGGTCCTCCCGGTGGGCCGGGAAGGTGTAGGCGGGCACCAGCCAGCCGCCCTCGCGCAGCCGCCGGGAGACGTCGAAGACGTCGTACGACGTGATGTCGTCGGCCGTGGTCAGCGCGAACACAGGCAGCTCGTCGCCGCGCGTGAGCAGCCGGAAGTCGCCGAGCGCGGCGATCCGGTCGGCGAGCGAGCGCGCCACGTCCCGCGTCGACTGCTGCACCGCGCGGAAGCCCTCCCGGCCCAGCCGCAGGAACGTGTAGTACTGCGCGACCACCTGGGCGCCGGGCCGGGAGAAGTTCAGCGCGAAGGTCGGCATCTCGCCGCCCAGGTAGTTCACCCGGAACACCAGCTCGTCGGGCAGCGCCTCCCGGTCCCGCCACAGCGCCCAGCCGACGCCCGGGTACACGAGGCCGTACTTGTGCCCGGAGCAGTTGATCGACGCCACGCGCGGCAGCCGGAAGTCCCACACCAGGTCCTCGTCCAGGAAGGGCGCCACCATCCCGCCGGACGCGCCGTCCACGTGCACCGGGATGTCGAGCCCGGTGCGCTCCTGGAGGGCGTCCAGGGCCGCGCACAGGTCGGCGATCGGCTCGTAGGAGCCGTCGAAGGTGGAGCCGAGGATGCCGACGACCCCGATGGTGTTCTCGTCGCAGAGCTCGACGGCGGCCTGCGGGTCCAGGTGGAAGCGCTCGCCCTCCATGGGGACCAGCCGGGCGTCCACCTCCCAGAAGTTGCAGAACTTCTCCCAGCAGACCTGGACGTTGATCCCCATCACCAGATTGGGCCGCTCGGACGGATACCGGTCGGCGTTCCGCTTCGCCCAGCGCCGCTTCAGGGCCATCCCGGCGAGCATGCACGCCTCGCTGGACCCGGTCGTCGAACAGCCCACCGCGGCCGCCGGGTCCGGCGCGTTCCACAGGTCGGCGAGCATCGCCACACAGCGCCGTTCCAGCTCGGCCGTGCGCGGGTACTCGTCCTTGTCGATCATGTTCTTGTCCCGGCACTCCGTCATCAGCACCCCGGCCTGCGGCTCCATCCAGGTGGTGACGAATGTGGCCAGGTTCAGCCGGGCGTTGCCGTCCAGCATCAGTTCGTCGTGGACCAGCTGGTACGCCGTGGACGGGGGCAGCGGGGCGTCCGGCAGCCGGTGGGTGGGCGGTGCCTCGGTCATGCCGCCGACCGGGTTGGCCTCCCCGTAGAACGGGTTGACCGACACCGTCCGCACGTCGTGCCGCTCGGAACCTTTGTGCAGGGCCATGGGGGCGCCTCCAGGGGGATGAGTGTCAGCGGACCGGGGTGCCGTCCTCGTGCAGCTGCATCTGCGGACGGCCGGTCACCAGCAGCCAGGCCGGCAGCGAGGCGATGCACAGGAGGGCGAGGATGGCGGGCGAGGCGACCAGGACGGCGGCGGTGAACAGGCTCACCCAGCCCTGCCGGGTGATCGCCAGGAGGACGCCGAGGACGCCCGTGGCCACGCCCAGCGAGGGGTGCACGGCCGGCACGAGCGCGTGGGCGGTGAGGCCGAGGGCGGTGCCGACGAAGACCGCGGGGAAGATCCGGCCGCCCCGGAATCCGCAGGACGCGGCGACGAGCAGCGCGGCCAGCTTCACCACCGTCATGGTGGCGAACTCGCCCGCCGACCAGCCCTCCGGGTCACGGGCCAGCTGCCCGAGCTCGGACAGCCCCTTGAACAGCGTCAGATGTCCGCCCAGGGCCGCGAGGCCGCCCAGCAGGACCCCGCCGGCCGGGAGCATCAGCATCGGGTGCCGCAGCCGCCGGAAGGCCGCGTGGACGTACGGGAAGGCGTAGACGGCGCACATGCCGAGCACCGCGGCCACCGAGGCGATCACCAGCGCGGCCAGCAGGTCCGTGCCGCGCGGATGGCCCATGGGCGGCAGACCCAGGTCGAAGGTGGGGTGGGACACCAGGGTGGTCGTCATGGCCCCGCACGCGCCGGCGGTCAGCGGGGCGAACAGGTTGTCCCACAGCCGGCCCCGCAGGGGCTGCCCCGCCAGCGCCTCGGAGATGACCAGCGCCGCCGCCACCGGCGTGCCGAACAGCGCGCCGATCGTCGCGGACTCCGCCAGCACGGGCCACAGGGTGCCCGGCGTCCTGGGCATGAGGCGTCCGCCGAGCCAGGCGGCGAGGCTCACGTTCGCGGCGATGATCGGGTTCTCCGGGCCGAGGCTGGGACCGCCGGCCAGCATGAGCCCGGTGGCCAGCAGCAGGCTCGGCAGCACGGCGGGCGGCAGGACGGGGGCGTTCAGCCCGAGGGTGGCGGGGTCGGGACCGGCGTGACCGGGCACCTTCCAGACCACCAGTCCTACGGCGATCCCGGTGGCCGTGAGCATGACGAACATCCACAGCACGGACCAGCGGCCCACGCCCAGCGCGTCCGGCAGCGGCCCCCACAGCACTCGCTGGAGCTGCTCCGCCGCCGTGCTCACCCCGACGAAGAGCAGGCTCGCGGCCACGCCCACGACGACGGCGGGCAGGATGAACGGCAGCAGAGCCCGCGCGGGGGCGGTCCGAGCGCTCGGGGGCGCCTGCGTCGTCTCCTGGGCCACGGGCTCACCATAAGCGGACAAAACGCATGCAACATCCCGAAGCGGATCCGACTTGCACCTCACGTGGCGTGAGGCCTCAGCGTGGAGGCGTACCGACGACAAGGAGCGGAAAGTGAGCTACTCCGTGGGACAGGTCGCGGGGTTCGCCGGCGTGACGGTGCGCACCCTGCACCACTACGACGAGATCGGCCTGCTCGTGCCCGGCGAGCGGACGTACGCCGGACACCGGCGCTACGGCGACGCCGACCTCGACCGGCTCCAGCAGATCCTGTTCTACCGCGCGCTCGGCTTCCCGCTCGACGAGGTCGCGGCCCTGCTCGACGACCCGGACGCGGACCCGCGCACGCACCTGCGCCGCCAGCACCGGCTGCTGACCGCCCGGATCGAGACGCTGCAGAAGATGGCCGCGGCCGTGGAGCACGCCATGGAGGCACGCACGATGGGCATCAACCTCTCGCCGGAGGAGAAGTTCGAGGTCTTCGGCGACTTCGACCCCGACCAGTACGCGGACGAGGTGCAGGAGCGCTGGGGCGACACCGAGGCCTACCGCCAGTCGCAGCGGCGGACCGCCTCGTACACCAAGGAGGACTGGAAGCGGATCAACGAGGAGATGGACGCGATCCACCGCCGGATGGCGGACCTGCTCGCCGAGGGCGTCCCCGCGGACTCGGAGGCGGCCATGGACGTCGCCGAGGAGCACCGCCTGTGGATCACGGGCGCGTACTACGACTGCGGGCACGAGATGCACGCGTGCCTCGGTGAGATGTACGTCGCCGACGCGCGTTTCACCGCCACGTACGAGGCCATCCGGACCGGTCTGGCCGGATACCTGCGGGACGCCATCGTCGCGAACGCGGCCCGGCACACCGCATCCTGATGTTCCGGCCCGGGTTCGCGCCCGGGCCGGAACCACTCCCGGCATCACCGGTGGAACCCGGGGCGGTCACCTCACGTTGATAGCTTTGTGCGGCCGTACATGGATGCCGTGCCGGCCAAGCCGCCTCACCCCCTCAGGAGCCCGGACCCGTGATGACACTCGCCCTCGGCCCGAGCTGGCTGGATCCCAACTATCTGCTCGACACCTACAGCATCTGGGGCCTGCTGCTCATCGTCTTCGCCGAGTCCGGCCTGCTCATCGGCTTCTTCCTGCCGGGTGACTCGCTGCTGTTCACGTGCGGCCTGCTGATCACGTCCGGGGACCTCGACTTCCCGCTGTGGGCCGCCATCGCGCTGATCTGCCTCGCCGCGGTCCTCGGCGACCAGGCGGGCTACATGTTCGGCAAGAAGGTCGGACCGTCCCTGTTCAACCGCCCGGACTCCCGCCTGTTCAAGCAGGAGAACGTCACCAAGGCGCACGAGTTCTTCGAGAAGTACGGCCCGAAGTCCCTGGTCCTGGCCCGCTTCGTGCCCATCGTGCGCACCTTCACGCCGATCATCGCGGGCGTCAGCGGCATGAAGTACCGCTCGTTCCTGATCTTCAACGTCATCGGTGGCGTCCTGTGGGGCGCGGGCGTCACCCTGCTCGGCTCCTGGCTCGGCAACGTCCCCGTCGTCAAGAACAACATCGAGGCGATGCTCATCCTGATCGTCCTCGTCTCCGTGATCCCGATCGGTTTCGAGTTCCTCCGCGCCCGCGGCAAGAACAAGAAGGCCGAGCAGACCCGCCCCCAGCCCGAGCCGCAGCCCGCCCACCAGCAGCAGTACCCGCAGTCCCGGTACCAGCAGCCCCCGGTCATGGACGACGCCACGACCCGCCTGCGCCGCATCGAGCCGGAGCAGCCCCCGTACCAGCAGCCGCAGCAGCAGGACTGGAACCAGCAGCAGGGCTACGGCCAGTACTACGACCAGCAGCAGTACCCGCAGCAGCAGTACCCCCAGCAGCAGTATCCGCAGCAGCAGTACGACCCGAACCAGCCCGGCCAGGACCAGTACGGCCAGGGCCAGTACGGCCAGGGCCAGCCCGGCCAGGATCAGCCCGACCCCGGTCAGTACGGCCAGAACCAGTACGACCCCCACCAGTACCCGTACGACCACCGCCGGCAGTAGCGCGGGCCCGGGGGAGCCCGGGGCGCCTAGAAGCCCCTGGTCCGCTTGGCGGCCCGCCGCTTCCCGGCGGAGCCGACCCGCAGGAACAACCGGGAGATCTCCGACCCGAGGTGGACCCCGATGGCGATGGCCATGGCCAGCGACGCGGCCTTGGCCAGCGACACCAGCCCCTTGTCCACGTCGTTCTGGGCCATGGACAGCAGTCCGAAATACGTCGCGGAACCGGGCAGCAGCGGCCCGATCGCCGCCGTCGTGTACGGCAGCGCGGAGGCGAACCGGTACCGGGACAGCAGTTGCCCGAACAGCCCCACCAGGCCGGCCGCCACGGCCGTGGAGGCCACCGGCGAGATGTCGCCCACGTAGTGCATCGCGCCGTACACCGACCAGGCGACACCCCCGTTGAGGGTCACCCAGAGCACGGTGGACCGTTCCTGCTGGAGCAGGATCGCGAAGGTCAGCGAGAGCAGCATCGAGGCCGCGATCTGGATCAGCGGCCGCTCGGAGATGGTCGGCGCCGCGTCCGGATTGAGCTTGCCGCCGATCTTCACGCCGAAGTACAGGACGACCAGCACGCCGACGACGATCCCGACGAAGAAGTACATGACCTCCAGCAGCCGGGCGGAGGCGGTGATGTAGAAGCCGGTCAGGCCGTCCTGCACGCCCGCCACCAGCGCCCGCCCGGGCAGCAGCGCGAACAGTCCACCGGTGATCACCGCCGAGCCGTTCACGTCCACGTGCGCCAGCGCCAGCGCCACCCCGATCGCCGCGGGCGGCATCGCGGCCACCGTGAACTGGTAGAACTCCGGCAGCCCGCGCCCCGCGCACAGCCACGCCAGCCGGTCGCCGAGCATCGCGCCCACCGCGGCCGCCACGAACACGATGACGTCACCGCCGACCAGCACGGAGGCCGCACCGGCCAGCAGCCCGCTCGCCAGGGTCAGTGCCCAGCCGGGGTACGGGTGCCGGTTCCGGCGGATCTCCGCCAGCCGCCGGTAGGCCTCCTCCAGCGAGACATGGGTCTCCGGGTCGGTCAGATCGTCCACCAGCCGGAAGACGGCCGCCAGACGCGTGTAGTCCGTGCCCCGCCGCCGTACCGTCCGGGACGCTGTGACCGGGTCCTCCACCAGGGACGGCTGGTGCGAGATCGACAGCAGCGTGAAGGTGACGTTCGGCTCGCACCGGTCCAGGCCGTAGGACCGGCACACCGCGAACATCGCGGCCTCCACGTCCTCCGCGCCCTCGCCGCCGGCCAGCAGCAGCTCTCCGATACGCAGGGTCAGGTCCAGCACGCGCGGGACGGCCGGGCCGCCCTCCTCCACCCGCTGCACCGGCTCCGGCGCCGGCCGCTCGGCCACCGGCATGCGCAGCATGGTGCGCATCCGGTCCTGCCAGGGCGCGTCCTTGACCAGGCTGACCAGCGGCACCCCGGTGGCCGGCGTGAACGCGGCCGGGGCGTGCTCCGCGCTGTAGGTGCTCGGCGGACTGAACGCCGACCCCTCCGGCTCGGCACTCGGCGGCTGCGGCGTCAGCAGCCCCTCCGGTACGGCGAACTCGGACGTCGTCTCCGAGTCCTCACCCTTGGGAACGTCGAGACCCCGGGGGATGGCGAACTCGGACGTGATCTCCGGGTCGTACCGCGCCTCGTCGGACCGGGGCTTCCGGTCCTCCGCCTCCGTCACCTGCACCGCTCCCTGAACGACACCTTCCGTAGGCCTCAGTATGCGCATGGGTACGCAAACGGGCCGCGCCACCCCACGCAGGGTGCCGCGGCCCGCGGAAGGCAAACCGGCCGGTCAGTGGCCGCCCTGGTCCTTGAAACGCTTGTAGGACCGCTCGATCTCGGCCTCGGCCTCGGTGCGACCGACCCAGTCGGCGCCCTCGACGGACTTGCCGGGCTCCAGGTCCTTGTAGACCTCGAAGAAGTGCTGGATCTCCAGGCGGTCGAACTCCGACACGTGGTGGATGTCGCGCAGGTGCTCCACGCGCGGGTCGGTCGCCGGGACACACAGCAGCTTGTCGTCGCCGCCGGCCTCGTCGGTCATCCGGAACATGCCGATCGCGCGGCAGCGGATGAGGCAGCCCGGGAAGGTCGGCTCGTCCAGGATGACCAGCGCGTCCAGCGGGTCGCCGTCCTCGCCGAGGGTGTTCTCGACGAAGCCGTAGTCGGTCGGGTAGGCGGTCGAGGTGAAGAGACGACGGTCCAGGCGGATCCGACCGGTCTCGTGGTCCACCTCGTACTTGTTCCGCGAACCCTTCGGGATCTCGATCGTGACGTCGAACTCCACCGGTGGCTCCTCCATGATCAGCACATAGTTCTGGTGGTTAAGTGTCCCTCACGCAGGTGTGTGATCGCGAAAGGGGCTGGTGGTCGTGCCAGAGCTGAGGCCTTGGCGAGCCGCGAGACCGCAGATGGAGCGGATCGCGAACGCCGTACGACCGCGTCTGGCGAGCGCCGTGACGGCCGCCGGGCCGCGCCTCGCGGGGCTGGCGAGGGCCGCCGTGCGCGTCAGGCCTGGGCACCTCCCCCGTCTTCCCCGTCCGCGGACCGGCCGGACCTGGCAGTACACCGCGGGCGCCGCCACCGCCGGCCTGGCGCTGGCCGCCGGCGTGGTGACCGTCGCCGGTCCCTGGGACGCCAGTGGTCAGCGTACGGCCGAGCGGGACCGGGCCGCCGCCCTGGAGCGGTCAGGTGGCGCAGATCACGGCCGCTCCGGTACGGACGCCGGGGCGCCCCGGCCCGCGCCGAGCGCCGCGCCCGTCCTGGCGGGCCTGGGCGGCACCACGAGCGCCGTCGGCACCAAGAAGGCCGCTCCGGACCCCGAGGCCCTCTCCGGCGTCCTGGGGCCGCTCCTGGACGCTCCCGCGCTCGGCGGCCCGCGTTCGGCGGCCGTCGTCGACGTCACGACCGGCGCCCGGCTGTACGGCGCCGACGCCGGCAGGGCCCTCATCCCCGCCTCCACCACCAAAATCGCCACCGCCGTCGCCGCCCTGTCCGCCCTCGGCCCCGACCACCGCCTCACCACCCGTACCGCCCTGGAACCCGACACCCGGGAACTCGTCCTGGTCGGCGGCGGTGACCCCACCCTCACCGCGCACACCCGGCCCGACGGCTGGGCCGGCCTGCGGGCGCTGGCGGCGGACACCGCCGGGGCCCTGGACCGGCGCGGCATCCACGAGATCACCCTGTCCTACGACACCACCCTGTTCACCGGCCCGGCCCTGCACCCCATCGGCGTCAACGACAACCTCGCCCCGGTCAGCGCCCTCACCGTCGACGAGGGCCGCACCGACGGCTCGGACCGCGGCCCGGTCACCCGCGTGGCCGACCCGGCGGCGGACGCGGCGGCCAGGTTCGCCGGCTTCCTGAAGGACGCCGGCATCACCACCACGTCCCCCGGCCCCTCGAAGGCCAGCACGCGCGCGGAGACCCTCGCGACGGTCTCCTCACCCCCGCTGTCCGCCCTGGTCGAACGCATGCTGACCAACAGCGACAACGACATCGCGGAGGCCCTGGCCCGGCACACCGCCCTGGCCGGCGGGCAGCCGGCGAGCTTCGACGGCGGGGCCGAGGCCATCGCCACGCAGCTGCGCAAGCTCGGCCTGCCCATGGCGGGGGCCGCCTTCCACGACGGCAGCGGCCTCGACCGCGACGACCGGCTCACGGCCGACCTCCTGACGGCCCTGCTGGTCAAGGCCGGCGACCCGCACCGCCCCGGCCTCCGCCCGGTCCTCACCGGCCTCCCCGTGGCCGGCTTCACCGGCACCCTGAGCACCCGCTACACCGACGGCGCCGCCGGTGTCGTACGCGCCAAGACCGGCACCCTGACCGGCGTGAACACCCTCGCCGGCACGGTCGTGGACAAGGACGGCCGTCTCCTGGCCTTCGCCTTCCTGGCCTCGGACACGACCGACGCCGTGGGGGCCCAGGCGGCCCTGGACAAGGCGGCGACGGCGCTGGCGGGCTGACGGCCGCAACCGGCGCACCGCCGCCGCGCCGCCGTGGGCTACCCGCGTTGCTGTGGGCCGCCCGCGTTGCCGTGAGCTACCCGCGCTGCCGTGAGTGGCCCGCGCTGCCGTGGGGCTACCCGCGCTCTCGTGGCCTGCCCGCGCTGCCGTGGTTCACCCGCGCCGCCGTGGGCCACCCGCGCCGCCGTGAGCTACCCGCGTTGCCGTGGACCGGGCGCGTTGCCGTGGGCCGCTCGCGCTGCCGTGGGGCTACCCGCGCCGCCGTGGGCCCGGTCCGCCACGGGCACGGTCCGCCGTCGGCGTGGTCCGCCGTACCGGGGGACCTGCCCACGCCTCCGGTACCCGCCGGCCCCCATGGCCTGCCCGAAGCGGGAGCGCTCACGTACGGTTGACAGCATGACTGGCTTCGGCGGCACCGCATCTCCCGGGATGGTCGACTGGAACCTCGCGGTGGCAACCGCGACACGGCTCGTACGTCCCGGTCCCGACGTCAGCCGCGACGAGGCCAGGTCCGTCGTCGCGGAGCTGCGCCGGCACGCGAAAGCCTCGGAGGGACACGTCCGGGGCTTCACTCGTATGGGCACCGAGGACACCCACGACACCCCCGTCCTCGTCGTCGACCGGCCCGGCTGGGTCCGCGCCAACGTCGCCGGCTTCCGGGAGATCCTCAAACCGCTCCTGGAGAAGATGCAGGAACGGCGCGGCAGCAACCCGGGCAGCGCGGTCCTCGGCGCCGTCGGCGGCAAGGTCACCGGCGTGGAGCTCGGCATGCTCCTGTCGTTCCTGTCCTCCCGTGTCCTCGGCCAGTACGAGACCTTCGCCCCGGCCGCCCGCGACCTCCCGTCCGGCGAGAACGGCGGCGGCCGGCTGCTGCTCGTGGCGCCCAACATCGTCCACGTCGAGCGCGAACTCGACGTCGAGCCGCACGACTTCCGGCTGTGGGTGTGCCTGCACGAGGAGACCCACCGCACGCAGTTCACCGCCGTGCCCTGGCTCCGGGACCACCTGGAGGGCGAAATCCAGTCGTTCTTGGCCGAGACCGACGTCGATCCGATGACCTTCCTGGAGCGCATCAGGGAGGCGGCCCAGTCCCTCGCCGGCGGCCGGCCCGAGGGCGAGGAGGAGGACGGCGGACGCTCCTTCGTGGAGCTGGTGCAGACCCCCGCCCAGCGGGAGATCCTCGGCCGTCTGACGGCCGTGATGTCCCTGCTGGAGGGGCACGCCGACTACGTCATGGACGGCGTCGGCCCGAGCGTCGTACCGACCGTCGCGGAGATCCGCGAGAAGTTCCAGCAGCGCCGCGCCAAGGGCGCCTCCCGTCTGGACATGGCCCTGCGCAAGCTGCTCGGTCTGGATGCCAAACTCAGGCAGTACCGGGACGGCGAACGGTTCGTACGGTCCGTGGTCGAGCAGGTCGGCGTCGACGGCTTCAACCGCGTGTGGACCTCGCCCAACACCCTGCCCACCAAGGCGGAGATCGCCAAACCGGCGGACTGGGTCGCACGGGTGCACCGCAGGCCCGAGGCGTGAGCGGCGTGGGGGAGTCGTGAAACGAATCCGGCCGACGGCAGGCGAACGCCCCTCCAATCACCCGTCCGAGGGACCGTGAGCCATGCGTAGGCGTGCAATGCTCGGGGAACGGCCCGCTTCTGTCACCATCTACACACTCTGAGTGACCGTCTCGGGCTCACCCCCCGAAAACTTCATGAAGGGAACCGGACATGGGTCCCCATCCTGCGGTCGCGGCGATACGCCTGGCGGTCCGCCGCGTCCTCCACGACATCCTGAACGACCACCAGACCTCCCGCGTGCACCCGGGCCTGCAGTTCTCCGGCGCGCGTCCGGACCGGCCGGCCGAGCGGCTCCCCTCCCCGCTCGTCCTCGTCGCGTGCTCCGGCGGCGCCGACTCCATGGCCCTCGCCTCCGCCCTCGCCTTCGAGGCCCCCAAGCTCGGCATCCGGGCCGGCGGGGTCACCGTCGACCACGGTCTCCAGCCCGGCTCCGACCTCCGCGCCGACGAGGTCGCCCTGCGGCTGCGCGGACTGGGACTCGATCCGGTCGAGTCCGTCGCCGTGACCGTCGGCCGCGAGGGAGGCCCCGAGGCCGCCGCCCGGGACGCCCGCTACGCCGCCCTGGACGCCGCCGCCGAACGCCACGGCGCCGCCGCCGTCCTGCTCGGCCACACCCGCGACGACCAGGCCGAGACCGTCCTGCTGGGCCTCGCCCGCGGCTCCGGCATCCGCTCCCTGTCGGGCATGGCCGCGGTCTCGGGGGCCGGCGGCCGTTACCGGCGGCCCTTCCTGCACCTGGACCGGCAGACCGCCCGCAAGGCCTGCATGGTCCAGTCCCTGCCCGTCTGGGACGACCCGCACAACGCCGACCCCGCCTACACCCGCTCCCGGCTCCGGCACGAGGGTCTGCCCGCCCTGGAGAAGGCCCTCGGCAAGGGGGTCGTGGAGGCGCTCGCCCGCACCGCCCAGCTCTCCCGCGACGACGCCGACGCCCTGGACGCCTGGGCCCGCCAGGCCGAGGCCTCGGTACGGGACGCCGCCGGTCTGCTGGAGTGCGCCAAGCTGTACGCCCTCCCGCCCGCCGTGCGCCGCCGGATCCTGCGCCGGGCCGCCATCGAGGCCGGTGCCCCGGCCGGTGCGCTGTTCGCCCGCCACATCGAGGAAGTCGACCGCCTGATCACCGGCTGGCGCGGCCAGGGAGCCATCAATCTCCCGGGCCGGGTCGTCGCCCAGCGGCAGGGTGGCAGACTGGTGATTCGGCAAGGCTGAATGCCGACCTCCCGGAGCGACCCTCCGGCGGGCCGGGCAGCCGGAGGCCGTGCATGCGGCCGGAGCCGGTGGCCGCGCACGCGGCCTTAAGTGCGGGACGACCGAAAGTGATGCGGGTGGACGCGAAAGACATGGGTGCCGACCTCCAGCAGGTGCTCATCACCAAGGAAGAGATCGACGCGAAGCTGGCCGAGCTGGCCGCGAAGATCGACGCGGAGTACGCGGGCAAGGACCTGCTGATCGTCGGCGTCCTCAAGGGCGCGGTGATGGTCATGGCCGACCTCGCCCGGGCGCTGTCCACCCCCGTCACCATGGACTGGATGGCCGTGTCCTCCTACGGCGCGGGCACCCAGTCCTCCGGGGTCGTGCGCATCCTCAAGGACCTCGACACCGACA contains these protein-coding regions:
- a CDS encoding zinc-dependent metalloprotease is translated as MTGFGGTASPGMVDWNLAVATATRLVRPGPDVSRDEARSVVAELRRHAKASEGHVRGFTRMGTEDTHDTPVLVVDRPGWVRANVAGFREILKPLLEKMQERRGSNPGSAVLGAVGGKVTGVELGMLLSFLSSRVLGQYETFAPAARDLPSGENGGGRLLLVAPNIVHVERELDVEPHDFRLWVCLHEETHRTQFTAVPWLRDHLEGEIQSFLAETDVDPMTFLERIREAAQSLAGGRPEGEEEDGGRSFVELVQTPAQREILGRLTAVMSLLEGHADYVMDGVGPSVVPTVAEIREKFQQRRAKGASRLDMALRKLLGLDAKLRQYRDGERFVRSVVEQVGVDGFNRVWTSPNTLPTKAEIAKPADWVARVHRRPEA
- the tilS gene encoding tRNA lysidine(34) synthetase TilS; the encoded protein is MGPHPAVAAIRLAVRRVLHDILNDHQTSRVHPGLQFSGARPDRPAERLPSPLVLVACSGGADSMALASALAFEAPKLGIRAGGVTVDHGLQPGSDLRADEVALRLRGLGLDPVESVAVTVGREGGPEAAARDARYAALDAAAERHGAAAVLLGHTRDDQAETVLLGLARGSGIRSLSGMAAVSGAGGRYRRPFLHLDRQTARKACMVQSLPVWDDPHNADPAYTRSRLRHEGLPALEKALGKGVVEALARTAQLSRDDADALDAWARQAEASVRDAAGLLECAKLYALPPAVRRRILRRAAIEAGAPAGALFARHIEEVDRLITGWRGQGAINLPGRVVAQRQGGRLVIRQG
- the hpt gene encoding hypoxanthine phosphoribosyltransferase, whose translation is MRVDAKDMGADLQQVLITKEEIDAKLAELAAKIDAEYAGKDLLIVGVLKGAVMVMADLARALSTPVTMDWMAVSSYGAGTQSSGVVRILKDLDTDIKGKHVLIVEDIIDSGLTLSWLINNLGSREPASLKVCTLLRKPDAAKVAIDVEWVGFDIPNEFVVGYGLDYAEKYRNLPFVGTLAPHVYGG